Sequence from the Drosophila subpulchrella strain 33 F10 #4 breed RU33 chromosome 3R, RU_Dsub_v1.1 Primary Assembly, whole genome shotgun sequence genome:
tgtGTCTTTAATTTGGGTCATTCCTTTATTGTCTGATAAACTAAAAAGAAACGCTTATTCCTTTTCATGCTCATATTCTGTActtttattaaaagttgtaGAACTCTCCGCATTCGTTTAATCACCTCGTTTAAGTTTTGTGTATTGGTGCAAATTTGTGTTGCTTTCTCCGGGGTTTCTCGCTAGCATAGAACTTTCTTTTACAATATTGATTGatgtgttttaaaaaaataataactttaaaattaattaaatgtaTGCCATGTggacgtgtgtgtgtgtttgtgagGGGGTGTTGTGTATTAGGTGTGTGTgttttacataaaatatactAAAATTAAGTGTTAAAGCAAGGTAGCTGCCGCTTGATCGGAAATTAAAAAGCATAAATGTACAAGTTTCTTAGGGGAAcactaaaatattaattagGCATTAAGTAAATTACGGTGTacgttttaaaaaataaattacagtTTTCCTTTGCCTTTCCGCTAGCTGCATCGGTTCGATTAGAGTACAGAGAAGGagattccttttttttttttagaagaATGGACCGAATAATGAACAAATCCACGAACTTTGCGcgtaataatttatatttatgtaataTTATTAATCGATTCATATGCTAAATACGTAGTTAATGTGTATTGTATTATATGTAGAAGTTTTAATGTAATGCATATTTTCACAAGTGTTTTTCTCATTACTTTTCTTTACTTTCTTTTGAGTTTAAGGACACGTGGCCGCAGCCGCCTTCGTTAATTTTTGCTTAGGTTTCGCTTGCTCATTTTGCATAatgtttagttttttattttgatttttaatacaaataaatgtAACTAAATTTAACTAATTCTCGGCGTGATCTCTTTGCCAACGACTTGTTGGACAAGTTCTTTGTGGTCATCTCTCAGTTTTGTGCTACAAACAGAAACGGTTAACAGAAGGAGTGCGGAACTCGAATAAAACCTGGCGTTTCTACGATCTCAAAATGGAAAACATTCTATAAACAATTGCGTTAGACAGGCTGCCCCGCTGGGGAGGCTCCCGCGCTCATATGTATGCGTATTCTATAACATAAAGATACAGACGTGGGTGGTGGTCGCGAGTCCAGAAGATAAATGTTACAATGGAGTCCGAACTAAGGAGTTAACTAATAAATAGCTACAGTTACAAGTTACAGTGTACACATAACACATAATATTGTGGTAGTTGGTAGTTAAAGGTAGTAGTAGGTAGGCTACGCAGCTGCTCTTCCTCCTCTTCCTTCGATTTTCCGTAGTCCGTTCGGTTGGTTAATAATTAATGTTGTATGTCGGAAGCTGGCGCAACTCACTAACATTGCTTGATTGTGTTGGGTTCCTTCTTCGCTTAGGCTTACAAAACTTACtccataaattatatatgtaaataaattgttgtaaagtagttatatatatatatattcatgtaTGTATATAATCGTACGAAAAATTGTTGCGTTCAGTGTCGTCGGTGTCGTCATATGTCAGTTTCAGCTTTGGATCTGGCGCATGGCGCATTTCTGGCAGGGATTGGCTCTGCCCCTGGCTTCGTTGATGACAACAGCTGGTCACAATGAACAATCCACTTTAGTTCTTCCCTATCGCTCTGGCGTCCATACCGCGGTGTCTCCTCACGCCGTGGCATTGTTCAGCAGCTGCAGCTTAACCTTGAGCTCTGCGAATGTGGGTCGCTTGGCGGGATTGAGGTCCCAGGCCTGACGCATCATCTCGTAGATCTCCGGTGGACAGCCCTCCGGCGCTTCCATTTTGTAGCCCACCTCCACGTGTTTCACCACATCGGCTAATGGCTGGAATGGACAAGGAATAGTTAGTTATTTCTCTGGTATAAACTCAGATTGGCACTCACAATTCTGGGATAAGGCACGCGTCCAAAGGAGTAGATTTCCCATAGCAGTATGCCAAAGCTCCACATGTCGGATTTGTTGGAAAAGCGCTAAAGTGGAGAGAAGATAATTGACATTAGTTGACATGCAACAGTTGGGTGCTCAGTCACTTGAACTCACCCCATTTTTAAGAGCCTCGGGAGCCGTCCATTTGATGGGCAGCTTGCCAACGTCTAGATTGTAGCATTCCTCGCGTGCCAAACCGAAATCCGATACCTTGGCCACACAGTCCTCCGAGATGAGAACATTGCGGGCAGCCAGATCGCGATGCACAACCTTTTTGGCTTCCAGATACTCCATTCCAGAGGCAGTGTCGCTAATTGGGAACAATGGTTAATATTGATTCACAAGAGGATCTCTCTATGGACTACTTACTAGGCAAAAATGATTTGATCCTTTTTGGTTATGTGCTGTCGTCCGCGCGATCGCAGGTAATCAACCAGTGATCCCTTGCTCATGTACTCCGTAACCAGATACAAATGCTTGCTGGTGAAGACCAGGCCGATGAACTTGACCAAGTTGTCATGTTCCAGAGTGCTGAAAAGTGAGATTCAGGTTAAGAGAGATGGAACTGATAGATCTGGATAATAACTCACGTCATGACCGAGGCCTCGGCCAGAAACTTTTGCACGGCACCCTCATCCTTCAGCATCTTGACGGCCACCTTCTCGTTGCGTAATATGCCCAGCATCACGTCCCCGAACTCGCCCTTGCCAATGCTCTCGCGCAGCTGCAGCTCCGCCTCCGGGATCACCCAGCCCTTGTCCACGAAATCTTTGGAGTTAATGCAGAACTCTTGTTTGCCCAGCTTGGGCAAGCACTTGATCAGCTGAGTGCACAGCCCGTCCGCATCCGCCTCGTAGTGCTAAAGGAATTATAAAGATTTAGATAGGATATCTTTATGATTTTCTGGGTGACCTACCGCCACCAGCTGCCCCAAATTCTCAAAGTACTCCTCATCATCGATGGTCAGCTTGTTCTCCAGGTACTTGACCCGGTAGTGCTCCACCTTGGACTGGAAGCAAACGCAGAGTGTGTAGTCGCCGGGGAAGTTGGTGGACTCGCGCACCAGGAACAATCCATCCTCGCGGGGCTGCAGCAAGTGCTCCGCCTCGTCACGCGTTATGCTGCCATGGAACCAGCTAGGGAAGAGAATAACATTAAGGATTAGAAGGATATATAGGGCAAACAATTCCCAAACTTACGGCATGGCATTTAGCTTGACCTCGCACCTTGAGCGACCCTGCTGCGGTGCCATCGCTGTGGGTGAGAGGGAGGCATGGTTCATGGCCGAGGTGGAGCCACTGGACCACGCGCCGCTGCTCGCATTTACCCCGCTGGCCGCGGAGCAGCCCCCATTGATGTCGAAGCTGTGCAGCGAGGTGGACATACCGGCCGATCCACTGCCACTTATGCCGCCGCCGACGCCACCGACCACCACCGCCGGGTTCGGTTGGGAGGACACCTGTGCCGGTTGGGTGGCCGTGTGCAGCAGCATATTGCTGCCGTGCTGGCTTCCACTCAGCGCCAGACTCTTTGGCGGCAGGGCTCGCTCGTTGGCGCCGTGCAAGGCCATTTGGGCCGCATTCAGCGAGGAGGACATCAGACCCGCTCCGCCGGACGCACAATTGGCCAGCAGCTGgagatgctgctgctgttgctgctgggcaACGGCGGCCACTGCGGCGGCAGTGCCACCGGCAACCGACTGGGATCCTGTCGCCTGCTGAACGGATTGAATTGGATTGGGGGCGGGCGCAAACGTGGACAGTATGCTGTGGGAggcctgttgctgctgctgctgttgcagttgGCTCGTCgtctgttgttgctgttgctgctgcgtcTGGCTGGGGGATTTGGGCGAATGATTGCTGGCGCTGCTGATTAAATTATGACTATTAAGCGCATGCGATGACAAATGCAATGCGCCGGCCGCGCCCGCCTGGCTGGGATGCtgcaaaaaaagaaataaaaggaGGGCAATGTCAGTAGAGCAATTTAATAAATGGGAATACTGGGTACACATACCACATTGTTGTCGCGATGGTGGTGATGGTGCGGCGGTATGCTGGGCGGCACAATGTGCGGCTGCGACTGGCTGAGCTGCTGCTGGTGGAGCAGCACCGCCCCAACCGCACTGGGGCCACTGGCTCCCGCTCCCGATACTGATCCCGCTCCCAAAACCGCATTCGGCTGGGGGGCAGGACGCTTGTTGTGCCTCAGTGGGGCGGTGGGCGGCATCTGGTGGCCGGTGGTCTGCAGGAACCATGGATCGCCGGCTGTGCTGCCCGTCGCCGCTGCTGATGCCACCGTCACCGAGGGCTGCGAGAATCCGCGATGGTGTCCAACGACCGTGGTTTGTCCGTTCTGCGTGGCGGTCGCGTGGCTGTTCATAACCGTGCCGGTGGTGGTTGCCGTCTGCTTCCTCAGCGGTCCCTGCTTGATCTCAACGGTGATCAGATCACCCTCGCCGGACGCCTTCCTCGAGAGTGGTTCCTTTTCCTTGTCCTTATCGTTCTCGTTCTCCTCCTGCTTGGGTTTCTGGTTCTTCTCCCTGTCTAGGGCTTCTTCGTCtgcaaaaaaaccaaaatgaaTTCAAACATTACTCTGTTTCTTATCACGATGATGTTATTTGCTGATATAATGAGGCCAAAAGCATCTAATCTTATCACACCTGCGCTCAACACATATTGACAATGTTATCTTcgttaattatattatttattaccaTGGCAATAAGCTGGTCAAATATGTAACTTATTTAATGGAACCTTACAAAATTATACAATAGATCGGATAGAGTGATGATAATTACATCTTTCACACAATTTAGTATTATAATTCCAAAATACGATCGAAAATTTTCATACTTTCAACAAATCCTAAAGATAATATATTGTCAGTCATTGAAGTTATCAAGTTCTAATGTCTGACAATTATATGAGTAGAATTTGTAATTTAGTGCTATCAAGTTATAAAATCTGACGATATATCTATAGAATTTTATTTCATGTTTCCATTGGAATAATGATCTAATGAATGATCTCACAATATTATCTTATCCATTGAAATAGCATAGAATATTCCACACGCATTGCCCATTAATCTTGGATAGATTGCAATATACACCCTCCCACTTATATGAGGTTATATGATTCCCCGATATAGATATATGAATTCATAGATCGAGCTTTACTTTCCGCATAGCCCAACCAGCTATCGTGATCGGTTGGAGGCCAAACGCACGTTTATTTAATCAGTCAGTCAAGTCAGTTAAGTCTGTTTGCAAATAGCTGCGATTGCATAAGCGAGTCTTTGGATGCGCCATGATAATTGTTGGTCAACACACTCGACACTCAAAACCCGACTCAGTGACTCAAATGGACACAAATGGCATGTTAATCGGATCGGGTGAACCGAGCGAATCCACTCGCCAAATGTAAAACATTTGCATGTGACGGGCATAATTAAATCGGGTTTATTGCGCACTTTTAGGGTTCGGGCTACTGTTTTCCTGGACATGATTTTGGATTCGGGATGAGTCAGTTTTATATCGCTTTATAACTTCCCATAAATctttacacaaaaaaaaatagaacatTTATTTTGTGGAGTTAAagaattgattaaaaaaaggaatttattttgggaaaattgaaaaatgtttgaGAAAAGGCTATATGACACTGGCTATATTTTGAATtactaaattaattttaaaaagattaTGAACTCTCTGGCAGATAAtatacaaatttatatttataatatatttgtaagctgtacctcttttttttaagttgctataattttttaaaagaccTCCAATCAGTTAGTCGAATTTTAAGCAGGTGTTATACGGCCATAATAATGTTAATTGACTTATTCacgattaaaaaaaaaaggttttaataAATTCTCCCAATACATATAgtaacatatattttttctagctctctaaaatttgtttaaagtGTTTTGGCCAATCCCCAAAATGCTACATGTTCTGCCAACCTTTTACCCCAACCTTTTTCCCTGCTGAATTTACTTTACTTGTAATTGCGCTGTTTTAGGCAGTGAAGACTCTTCCAGCGGCttaatttcttaattttatgCAAATTTCATTAGCGAATCTCGCTCGCTTGGCGGAAACGCGTTTTGCATATTAAATTCTCATTCTGGGACGTGAATATATCGTGGGAGTGAGTGAAGTCGAGGCGTGGGCATTGTTTAAATAGCGACAGAATGGCAGGTGGGGATTGGGAGGAGGAAGATGAGGCACGCGCAGGTCAGTTTACCGCTCTCGCAAACCCAAGACCTTGCCCGTAAATTATTTGAAGTCACATCCGCCATTCGCAACGACCTGAAGTTTTGGTTATCGCACTAAATTGGTTTAGCATGACTGTTCGAATGCGCGAATCCGTTCGGGAATTGCAGTCGGTCATACAGTCACTGTCATTGCTATTCGTCAGCGGTTTCCTGTTCACCGGAGTCGGGGCTTTGAAGTCACACCCGCAGACAATAGTCTTTATATTTGTGTACTCGCCGCTTATTGTTTCAATTGTTCGACCACAATGTGAAATTTAGTGCTGATCCGTGGAAGATAAATCGAACCCAAACTTTGCTGAAGcttgcacaaaaaaaatatcgtTTTCCAACCCACCAAAAGTAGAATATTCTAATAACAATGCTGTACACTTGACAAATACCCATTTAATTtgtgcttttaaaaatatatgctTTTATTTGTAGACCATAAACAATTTTAGGACACTTAAAGTATAAATTCAGCTAAACAAATTACTTTTTAATGGCTTTTCAAAAGCAAAGATTTTAAatcataaaatttaaatcgcCAATCTTTTGCgtaagtatttaaaaatagtttttatttatttgttttgttcgCAGTTGTGCGATAAttgtgtttttctttttctttttgagCACGATTAAAGTACGAGGACTTCCGTTGCTCCAGTCTTGACCTTGACTTCAAAAGAATCATATATTATTGGAACTGAGCCATTCTTATCCCACACAACTCAACTCCCAAGATAGTGAGTCAGAGGAAAAAGGAAATAATTGTAAGAGATCGGTAAACCGAAGATTCTATACACTTTTTTTCGGAATACTCtcttttaaaatgatttttcgttttgtttttaaactaGGTGTGTGCTCTGAGAACATTGGGAAAACGGTTTTATGAATATTACACATATAAGGCTTTTCAAAACTGTTGATATAGACTTTGAAAAATCGGTAGTCTCTACTTCCCTGCTTTACCAAATCCACAATACCCCCACTTTCAGAGTGTAAGCACAAAGTACTGATTGTAAAGTGCCGCTTATAATCTTATGTAAAGCCAAAGCCCACTCGAGCTGTCATCGCTGGGAGTGACTCGACTCCGAAGAGCCTTTGATTAGTCAATGCCGGTGACAGGCCAATTACCAGATATATGTAAGTATTCCCCCGCACCTGTCGATGCTTACCTCCACAACTTTGCATGTGCGTGCTAGGTAAAATCTTCTAGGTATCGACAGGTgttgccacacacacacacctgtGGCTTTGGCAAGATAAATACCAAGTGTAAATAATGAACAAAAAACATTGCCGTACTTGCAAAACCCCAAACAAAATCACCACAAATAATTAATAAGTTGGCGAAGAACTGTAGAAGCGAAACGAACATAAACTACCTTTGGAATTCGTAAACAAAAAGGTAAATAAAAGAAGGGAGGTGAAACACGCTCACCAAATATAAATCAACAAAACACACaaatgaacaaaaaacaatgcCTGACGGatgaacatgaaaatggagATTTGTGTATATGGTGAAATATTCCAAAtataataatcataaaaaatgCACAAAGTTAAATTTAACGACAGCGATCTGCCGGACATGAGTGCAAAAAGCGCTTCCAAAGGTTTGAAAGGCAAACAATAAAATTGAATGATTCATTGGCAATTGGCAGCAGTTCAACGCACACATATCGTGCGGGTACGTATACTTTTGCAATGCACTGTGCACTGGTTGTGGGTGTTGAGCAAAAGTCAAATGAAATGCGCAGTAATCCGACTGACTCGATGAGGTAATACTAATTAGCCAAAGCAACGCTAATGCACTGGGGAAAATTTGACAAAAAATGGGATATagatttcataaatattttcaatatcttTTAATATCTaacctaaacatatagaacTATTCCCTACGTATTAAGAAACGCTTAGCCAAAACCATAAAAGCTACagttcttaaaatttttgatgcCTATTTTTAATATGGTAAATTGATTCTtaaaaatgtatctattttattttctaatttctttttaaattcaaaatctATCTAGTAAATTTTAAAAGGACTTAGGGGTAAACCTAAGGTTCATAAAATTTTCCCACATGATCCACAGATCCATTAGCTCCACTCAATTCTCTAGCACTCTAATGGAATTATTCTCTTTACACTAATTCCGCTTTTACAAGCTTAATTCTCTCGTTTGGGACTAGTAGTTAATGCCCAACTATTTCATTTAATCCCCCCGAACAACCGAGTTAGCTAATGAAAGCTCTGTCTGCCACCAGTTCAAGTTCTGGCTGGGCTGACAGCCCGACGATTCCACCCTTGGGCTTTACAATTAAGAAGAACTCGTATGTTAGAGGGAGCTTGGGGAAAAGAAAACAGTTCAACACCTATAGAGCTAACAAGCACATATGTGAGAATCTTTTGTAGAGCTTCCTTATTGTTTGAGTTAGTGCAGAACACACACACTCCTCAAAAATAACAAGGGAAAATAAAACTTGGAAGCCGGAGATGTAAGTACACTGTATGAAAATCAGTAATAAATAACATCTTGGAAATAACCATATATTATGATGAATTCCtcaaatttcattttattatttattgtattaTATTGTAGCAGGTCAAATTTAACTAAAACAGTTTTCACTTTTCTTTTTACTTAGTTCACCTTTCCAAATAAAAATACCTcataaagaaaatatagtACATGAATTCCAAGGTGCGATGTTTCTCCACCTGTGCCTTGCCAATTTCTGTGAATAATGGCACTACCCCATGGCACGGTcttataataaacaaatacCTATATATATAGAGCAACCATGGCGGAGGAAGGGGACCAAGTTTCCGACATTCTCACactattttttgcatttttggtTAGGGGAAAACGGGGGGCACTGAAACGACAGGTAAATACACACTGCCAGACAATCATTCCTGCACAAAGTCAGTCAACAGTTGCCGGTGGTTCCTGGGCCATTGTGTTTTTCGCCTACAGTTGGAAAGTGCAGGCCGAAAGAAAGGTAACCttagtcagtcagtcagtcagtcgcTGGGATTCGTGGGCCCAAAAGGTAGGGGAAAATATGGGTGGAAAAAGCCATGAATGGAACGCGAGGCGCTCATGAATGGCGTGCGATGGTTGCTTTTCGCCGGTGCTCGGAAATTTGCATATCGCATGCGAGGCGATGAGCAGCAGGAAAACCGCAAGCAGGAAGAAGGAAGACTACACCTGTGaagaaaaaacacagaaacaCAGGTACATGGATCTGCTAATTACACGGTTAGCTGCCTCATGTGGTTGACCCTGAGCGGGGAGTTGGAGGTGGTGCTCCGTTCGGTTGGGTGGCccattctgcggctatatggCCCTTCTCCTTCTCCAAAACTTGGAGCAGCCGCAACTGGACACCAGTTATTGCCCAACGGTTAGACCATAATAATCCAATACCCCAGCCCAATGTCAGCGAGCGGAAAGAGTATTTGGACGCTTGGAGTGGCTTGAAACTCAATCTGCGTAATGCTTGCAACACCATAGGCAACAATTGGGAGCATGGCTAAGTTGGTGATATGAATTTGTAGGGTTTACAAAGAACTTGTTTCTTACAGTTATCTAAGTTCTTTAAACTGAAACAAAGTTCTTGACTGCCgtaaaataataatgataacTTGAAATGCCCGGCAGTTTATTTTGCAACTTAATTGTTaggaaattttattttattttaaacattcGAGAAATATGGATtcaatgatttatttaaacttagaaaaaattgtttagtaaattttactttatttgAAAATAAGTAATCTACTCTTCTAGTTTTTTGAACAAATCGCTGTTGAGGCGaacccttttttttattttttagacaaTTCAAGGAATTTTCCAGATGTTTTAGAttgtattatatatatttctttgtAAGGTAAACTtacttaaactttttgtaaaccattttattttaaagatctAGTTGTGTACTAACCGAACCACTCCTCTGAGTTGGCGATGGGCGGCAGAGAGCGGGATGTCTGCTGACCGTTTTTCTTAGTCCGCTCCCGGGAATTTCCCGAGGATCTTTGGTCCTTGGTCTGTTGGAGCTCGGATTTGGTTTTGGCCGCCTGGAACTTGCGATGGGCGCACCGCAGGAAGTTCAGCAAACGGGCGTCGATGGGCGGGGAGGATTCGTTTTTGGCAGATGAAGGAGCGGGTGTAGTGGTGGGCGTACTCCTTCCAGGACTTGGTGCATACTTGTCGCAGAAGTAGAACTCCCGCCGGCGAGGTGGAGCATAGGCGGCACTCAGGCTGCTGCACAGGAGGATGGGCTTGCGACGAGCTCGGGAGATCACCTGACCACCAGTGTGGGTGGCGTGGGTGTTTGCCTCCTTGTGGGTCACACTGCTGGCGCTGCGCGATAGTCCcgatcccaatcccaatccggATGCCGAGATC
This genomic interval carries:
- the LOC119563352 gene encoding probable serine/threonine-protein kinase mkcB isoform X1, which codes for MVTTIKITCDGVFIQSNSYLMPSSPASGAGAAGSSSSDRALKSASASSSPANSNNESDNSQTSSGSQTASSASKRSNRLVGRSHRGSGSGLGHGQDTRRRYYFGSKDIYWCKQSREPSAAGTISASGLGLGSGLSRSASSVTHKEANTHATHTGGQVISRARRKPILLCSSLSAAYAPPRRREFYFCDKYAPSPGRSTPTTTPAPSSAKNESSPPIDARLLNFLRCAHRKFQAAKTKSELQQTKDQRSSGNSRERTKKNGQQTSRSLPPIANSEEWFDEEALDREKNQKPKQEENENDKDKEKEPLSRKASGEGDLITVEIKQGPLRKQTATTTGTVMNSHATATQNGQTTVVGHHRGFSQPSVTVASAAATGSTAGDPWFLQTTGHQMPPTAPLRHNKRPAPQPNAVLGAGSVSGAGASGPSAVGAVLLHQQQLSQSQPHIVPPSIPPHHHHHRDNNVHPSQAGAAGALHLSSHALNSHNLISSASNHSPKSPSQTQQQQQQQTTSQLQQQQQQQASHSILSTFAPAPNPIQSVQQATGSQSVAGGTAAAVAAVAQQQQQQHLQLLANCASGGAGLMSSSLNAAQMALHGANERALPPKSLALSGSQHGSNMLLHTATQPAQVSSQPNPAVVVGGVGGGISGSGSAGMSTSLHSFDINGGCSAASGVNASSGAWSSGSTSAMNHASLSPTAMAPQQGRSRCEVKLNAMPWFHGSITRDEAEHLLQPREDGLFLVRESTNFPGDYTLCVCFQSKVEHYRVKYLENKLTIDDEEYFENLGQLVAHYEADADGLCTQLIKCLPKLGKQEFCINSKDFVDKGWVIPEAELQLRESIGKGEFGDVMLGILRNEKVAVKMLKDEGAVQKFLAEASVMTTLEHDNLVKFIGLVFTSKHLYLVTEYMSKGSLVDYLRSRGRQHITKKDQIIFAYDTASGMEYLEAKKVVHRDLAARNVLISEDCVAKVSDFGLAREECYNLDVGKLPIKWTAPEALKNGRFSNKSDMWSFGILLWEIYSFGRVPYPRIPLADVVKHVEVGYKMEAPEGCPPEIYEMMRQAWDLNPAKRPTFAELKVKLQLLNNATA
- the LOC119563352 gene encoding tyrosine-protein kinase csk-1 isoform X2; protein product: MNSHATATQNGQTTVVGHHRGFSQPSVTVASAAATGSTAGDPWFLQTTGHQMPPTAPLRHNKRPAPQPNAVLGAGSVSGAGASGPSAVGAVLLHQQQLSQSQPHIVPPSIPPHHHHHRDNNVHPSQAGAAGALHLSSHALNSHNLISSASNHSPKSPSQTQQQQQQQTTSQLQQQQQQQASHSILSTFAPAPNPIQSVQQATGSQSVAGGTAAAVAAVAQQQQQQHLQLLANCASGGAGLMSSSLNAAQMALHGANERALPPKSLALSGSQHGSNMLLHTATQPAQVSSQPNPAVVVGGVGGGISGSGSAGMSTSLHSFDINGGCSAASGVNASSGAWSSGSTSAMNHASLSPTAMAPQQGRSRCEVKLNAMPWFHGSITRDEAEHLLQPREDGLFLVRESTNFPGDYTLCVCFQSKVEHYRVKYLENKLTIDDEEYFENLGQLVAHYEADADGLCTQLIKCLPKLGKQEFCINSKDFVDKGWVIPEAELQLRESIGKGEFGDVMLGILRNEKVAVKMLKDEGAVQKFLAEASVMTTLEHDNLVKFIGLVFTSKHLYLVTEYMSKGSLVDYLRSRGRQHITKKDQIIFAYDTASGMEYLEAKKVVHRDLAARNVLISEDCVAKVSDFGLAREECYNLDVGKLPIKWTAPEALKNGRFSNKSDMWSFGILLWEIYSFGRVPYPRIPLADVVKHVEVGYKMEAPEGCPPEIYEMMRQAWDLNPAKRPTFAELKVKLQLLNNATA